TGGCTGTTGGTGATGCCCACCACGAGTTCGTGCGTGCGGCCCAGCAGCGTGAAGGGGCCGGTGGCCTGCAGGTCGAGGCTGTTCTGGCGGAACTCATGCTCGAAGTAGCCGGGCAGCGAGCCCAGGCCGCGACCGGTGAGGCGGTCGAGGCCGCCGAAGAGGTACAGCAGCTTGGCGTTCTGCTGGCTGTCGCGGTGCGAGGCGTTGGCCTTGAGCTTCCAGCCGTTGTCGAACTGGTGCGTGAGGTTCGCGAAGGCGGTGGTGGTGGTCGTGTCCCAGTGGGTCCACGGCGTGCCGATGGTCTTGGAGCGGTCCCAGCGCGTGGCCGTGCCGTCGCTGAAGGTCAGCGGCAGGCCGCCCCAGGTCGACGACGTGGGCCGGGTGGCCTGCGACTCGATGCCCACGCTCAGCGTGGTGCTCGGCGAGAGGTCGGCATCGACCACGCCGTACAGCACATGCTTGCGCCCGTGGTACATGTCGATGAAGGAGTCGCGGTCTTCCGTCATGCCGATGATGCGGGCGCGCACGCGACCGTCCTTGGTGACCGGCGTCTGCAGGTCGACCGTGCCGCGGCGCAGGTTCCACGAGCCCAGCGCGAGCGACGCGTTGCCGGCGAACACCTTGCTGTCGGCGTGCTTGCGCACCAGGTTGACCGAGGCCGACGGGTTGCCCGCGCCGGTGAGCAGCCCGGTCGAGCCGCGCACGACCTCGATGCGGTCGTACAGCACCGGGTCGTTGGTGGAGGCGCCGAAGAAGTCGGTGGTGACCGTGGTCGGCACGCCGTCGTACTGGTAGTTGTCGATGTAGAAGCCGCGTGCGTACAGGTCGGTGCGGTCGCTGTCGGAGCTCACCGAGAACACACCGGGCACGCTCTGCATGGCCTGGCCGAGCGACAGCAGGTTCTGGTCGTCCATCTGCTGGCGCGTGATCACGGTGACCGACTGCGGCGTCTCGCGCGGCGAGAGCGCGAGCCCCATGGCCGCCGCCGTGGCGCGCGTGGTGTACGCGCCGGTGCCTTCGGTGGTGCCGCTGCGATCGGCGTCGGCCGTGACGGTGACAGGCGCGAGCGTGTCGGTGCCGACGGCTCCCGCGGCGGGAGCGCCGGCCTCGCGGCGGTTCAGCGTGTAGCTGCCGTCGGTGCGCGCGACCACCTGCAGGCCGCTGCCCGCGAGCAGGCGCTCGATGGCTTCGCGCGCGGTGTAACGGCCCGAAATCGCAGGGCTGCTGCGCCCCTGCGTCAGCGCGGGGTCGAACGACAGCGCGATGCCGTTGCCGGCCGCGAAGGTGGCGAGCGTACGGCCGAGCGGGCCGGCGGGAATGTCGTAGGCGCGGGATGCGGCGGCGTCGAGCGATGACGGCGATGGCGACGCCTGCGCGAAGGCCGGCCCTCCCGCGCCGGCCAGGCCGCCGAGGGCAAGCGCCATCAGGGCATGGCGAAGGACGGTGTTCAGGCGGCGCTCTGCGAACGGGCGCAAGGCGGACGGGCGGGATGCGGACATGGAGACAGGCCTTTCGGTTGGGCAGCGGTGAGTTCTTCACCCTCCTTGCCAGCCGAAACGAAAAAAAGTCTCACCCCCGGACCGAAATATTTTTCGAAGCGCCTGTCGCTTCTTCTGGTGCTGCTGCCGCACGCGGCACGAGCGTGACCCAGTAGCCGCGCAGGCGCGTCGCCGCGTCCACCGGATAGGTCGACACCAGCATGCGCAGCACGCCGTCGGTGTCGGCCAGCGGAAAGGCGCCCGAGATGCGCAGGTCGGCCACGGCCGCGTCGCAATGCAGCACGCCGGGGCGGTAGCGCGACAGCTCGGCGGCAAAGTCGGCCAGCCGCATGCCGTCGGCGAGCAGCATGCCCTGCGTCCAGGCCAGCACGGAGGCGTCCGCCGGGCTGACGTCTTCGATGCCGTCGGCCGTGAAGCGGGCCTGCTGCCCCGCCGGCAGCACGCGCGCGGCGGCGCGGTCGGGCGTGATGCACACCGCGCCTTCGAGCACGG
This region of Variovorax sp. RKNM96 genomic DNA includes:
- the fhuE gene encoding ferric-rhodotorulic acid/ferric-coprogen receptor FhuE; translated protein: MSASRPSALRPFAERRLNTVLRHALMALALGGLAGAGGPAFAQASPSPSSLDAAASRAYDIPAGPLGRTLATFAAGNGIALSFDPALTQGRSSPAISGRYTAREAIERLLAGSGLQVVARTDGSYTLNRREAGAPAAGAVGTDTLAPVTVTADADRSGTTEGTGAYTTRATAAAMGLALSPRETPQSVTVITRQQMDDQNLLSLGQAMQSVPGVFSVSSDSDRTDLYARGFYIDNYQYDGVPTTVTTDFFGASTNDPVLYDRIEVVRGSTGLLTGAGNPSASVNLVRKHADSKVFAGNASLALGSWNLRRGTVDLQTPVTKDGRVRARIIGMTEDRDSFIDMYHGRKHVLYGVVDADLSPSTTLSVGIESQATRPTSSTWGGLPLTFSDGTATRWDRSKTIGTPWTHWDTTTTTAFANLTHQFDNGWKLKANASHRDSQQNAKLLYLFGGLDRLTGRGLGSLPGYFEHEFRQNSLDLQATGPFTLLGRTHELVVGITNSQSRYVEANHPRTSPLPSTGNFYDWNASSYPEPAWDPLKVSGITKTRQTGYYGAARLSLADSLKLIVGGRQNSWRSTRLTADAPTTRKHEVFTPYAGLVYDLGDTYSVYASYTDIFQPQNYRDATGSYLDPVTGKSYEIGLKGEHLNGKLNTSIAVFRAEQENVAQRDGTRLVPNSTEGAYYGARGVTSKGIELQVSGELAPGWQLSAGIARTLGREGNGDRINTTMPTTQATLFTTYRLPGEWHRLTLGGGVNWQNRTYYAYSVGDVDLRYQQGSRAVVSLMARYAFTPKLALQLNIENLFDKKYYSNIDGQAYFGTPRNAVATLSYAF